The region TTTCTCGAAGCGTGATTAGCCCCTGCAACGTGTGCGGTCCGGTTATTCGTCCTCGGCTTCGGAGGTAATATTCGCTATCTGAATCGGACATAGATTGTACTTTCTGAACGATGAGAATCCGCAAGCAGTCAACGGCAATGATTCACTCAGGCTGACCAGCGAAAACTAAACGGCCTTCTTGAACTGCCGGGGCATTAAACTGTAGCCCTGCCCCACTGGGCCCCGCGTACCCAATTGTTTTCCATCGCCCTGGTTGTCCGTCATCAGAGGCTGGGACGAGGACCCAAAGGCTGGTTTGTCGCTTCAGTCCCTCCAGTCCTTTGAGACTCCAAGACGATCCTTGAGTAGCGGAACGGCGATACATCCACGCGACGGGACGCATTTTTCGAGACATCCAATCTGGGGTTTCGGCCTTTTCCTCTACGTTGGCCCAGGCGTTAAGTAGGTCCATCGGTGTCACAGATTTCAGAAGATCGACAATCACCGGCCGCCATTGGACAACAACCCTTTCTTGCGGAGCCCACCAAGGAAGATCAAGCGGAACTTGCTTCTTTGTTAGTTTAGAGCGGATCGGTGCTAACTGCTTCGCCAATTGCTCATCGCCTTCCGCGGCCATTTCTAAAATCATGGTCACGAGCAACCATTGGATCTCAGGAAGCATCGTATCATTAGCTAGCACGTGGACAGCGGCGGTCTTAGTTTTCCCGACCCAGTTGTCTGGCGCCAATGTTTCAAAATCTTTTAATATCTTTCGGCATATTGGCACATGCGTCGCGGGAGTAAAGACAGCCGGTTCTCCCGACGATATCAAAAGTGATTTTGAACCCTTCTGTTCAAGAACTTTGACACTGTTGCCATCACGTTGAGACTTCCATGTATAGTAGCGAGTCTCACCTTGACGTAAGACATGCAAGTCGTCTTGTAAGACATCCATCGATAGAAAGTCTCGAACGGATTGTACGGAACCGTCTTCACCAAAAACCGTTTCAATCGTAGCGAGTTGTTGATCGTAGCGTTGGAGCGTTTCCTGGTACGGCTTGGTTTCAAGCCCCATTGCAAAGGAAGCAAGTTCTTCTCGCCGGGCCGCGACGACTTGAAGATCAGAGGGGTATGGGTTGTCAATCCAGTCCTGCTTGGCCTGTTGCCACTGGAAGTAGTCATCCCATAGCGGGATCTCCTCGATCGTTAGCTTAAAGTCGGCGGTCCGATAATCGTCAGGCAACGCAACGATATACGTATCCATCCGCTTTCGATAAGTCCTAAGCCAACTCGTTGGATCGCTAGCTGATTCCTGAAAATGAGCCGTCAGTGTGTTCAGCAAATCTTCACGAGTTCGGCCAGATTGGATCAACTTCTTGGTTTCCTCAAGTCGATTCTCCCACGGAGGTAACATCTGTAATTGTGCTCGCGCAAGTTGGCTTGCGTTTGACCGAATCGAAGCAATCTGATCTGAGGCGGCAGACAGTTGGTCGCTGGCTTTCTGCCAATCGTGGCTCTCAATGGCGAGCTCGGCTTCTTTGAAAGCGGTTATCAGACTGTCAGACTGTACTTGAAATTGTTCTGCCCGCTGTTCTGCTAGTTCCGAGAGTCCCGCTTGCTGTCGCCGCCGCAATCGCTCGACAAGCAATTGCTCGTCGGAGCTGGCTGCCAGTTCTCCCGCCCGTTTCCAATGGCTTTCGGAAATCGATTCAAATTGTTTGCTGTCAAGTTGGTCCGTCATCATTTGAATCAGCTGCTGCAACGCGGCTTTCCGCTCGACATCAGTCTGCTTTGCTTGTCGAATTTCATCACCGAGTCCCAGCCATTCCAACTGTTCGAATTCATACTCCTCGGTTAGATCCTGATACCGCTGCTCAGCGGATTCGAGATCTCCGTCTGCCAGCAGTCCTCGAATTGCCTCGCTTTGCTTATTCATGGCTTGGGATCGAAGCGATTGATAACCCACAAAGCCGACCAGACCGACGACCGCCAGGACTGCAAACACTGAGACGCCCACTGTGACCTGCCATCGTCGTCGCTCCCTGATTCGCAACTCAGCAAGGCGGTTTCGCGCTCGACGTTGAAGGGAATCCGGTATCTCCGCAGCGTCTACGTTCGTTGCCTCGATCAATCGTTCCAGAGTCGCGGTATCGTTCGACTGATCGTTCAGTAGCTCTTCGAGTTCATACACGAGTCCCGACAAACGCCGCGATTCTTTCTTTCGAGCCCTTTCATCGCTGACCCAGCCGAGTGCGGGTTGAACCTGTTCGATCAACGGATCATCGTTTGCCAGATTCACCTTCTTGGCGACGGCAGCCCACTGGTCAGTGAGTTGCATCGCCCAGTCAAGATCGTTCTCTGAAAGCGCCTGGTCAAGCTGGGGCGCTAACTCCGTCAGTGTCTGACGAGCTTGATTGCTCTGCAACGATGCCCCGGCCTTCGTCAATTTTTGAATGAGCGCATTCGGCACAGGAACTGACCATGAGTCATCCCGTAAGTACGCCAGCAAGTCACGGACGCGGCCAATGTTGCCTTGTTTGACGGCCTGAGCCGCTTCCTGCTGCGCGTCCTTGATGGCAACTTGTTCGAAACTATGAAGGTCTACCTCCCAAAAGTGGGTATGCGGATCGGCCTCGACAAGTTGACGCAGAATCGGTACACGAACATCCATCGGGGCTCGCGAAAGATTGACTCGTCGCCAGCGAGACAACAAATCCTCTAGAGGGGCCTGCTGAGCGTAGGCCTCTTCAAGTTCCTCCGCCCGACCGATGAGAAGGCTCTGAGGCACGGGAAGATCATAGTCGGCACATAGTTCGGCCCACAATTCTTCGTCACCCCCGAGATCCAAGTCGGAGACCAGTTCGAGAACCGGTGGCTCACTTTCGGCAAGGTGGATGGCCTCGGTACGGAGTCCATTGCGGAGCAGTTCCCCACAACGCTCCAATCGATCATTCACCTTGGCAACAAGCTCGGAATACTCCGCAGCCTGCTGCTCTAACTTCGGTGTCCGCGTCTGATCCGTTGACTGCAACACCGAAAGAATCTCTTGCGACAACTTCTGATACCGTGACATAAAGACCCGCTCCGATTCGAACTAAGCATCTCAAGCAGTAAGCAAGCCGATTGTAGTTATCGACAAACCCATAACACCTTCTATCAACACATGATTAGAGTTAGTCTGAGTCTATGATTCGGATGATGTATCCAAAATCTAGCTTTTCTTTCTCTCGCGTCGCGTCGTCTCCTTTGGTTCGTTTTCTCGAAGCTGCGGTAGACGTCGGGTTGTGTAAATTCACTTTTTGGATTGACATGCGAATCGCCCCGCCACGGATAGGCAGTTTGCTTGGATTCATTGCCATCATATCTGCTTTGAACTTCTTGTTGTATTCGTCAAACTTTCTCAGCAATTCTTCCTCGGAGTGCGCCGGTTGCCCACTATTGTTTTTCTTTGTTAGGGGAAGCCGTCCGTCAAACTGGCTCAATTGCTGATTGGCATCTACGTCATCCATTGTCAGAGCTGTCTCAAAGAAAGCGGACTCATCTCCAAAGCCATCAATTGTCGTGTATTTTCGCAACCTGCTCATCAATTCCTCAAAATCGATGGAGAAGTTAATTACACTAGCTTTTAGATCAATTGTGAGTTTGTCACGATGTTCTGAGAGAGTCTGCCCGCCTACACGACTCAAGGCATCGAAATAAAAGGTCAGTCTGCTTTTATCCGCAAGGCCAGTAAACATGCTACTGTTATTCTTTACATTCGCTTTCACAGGCTCCGCATCGTAGATCGTCCAAGAACTTTGAATTTCTAAAGGTGGGATAAACTCATCTCCCTTGGGATCAGGTATGAGCTGATATTCCCAGCGATAGCCAAATTCTCTGGAACTATCACGTTCAAGAACAATTTCTTTGGTGGTAAAAAGTGGAACGTCACCTAGGTAAACTCGACGCTTGATTCCTGCCGCTTCGACCCCCAGGAAGCACCATCGTAATTCGTCGAGAAACAATGCTTTCGTAGGCGGACTGCCGGTCAGTTTGTCAATGGTGAGTGATCCGGCATGCTCACGTTCCGGCGGTGTGATCGTTACTGTGATCGAGTTTCTATATCGTTGCGAAGACCTCACAATTTTCAACTTGAGCCCTGTAGCTTCCGATATTTCGTATCTCACTCCGTCGTCCATTTGGGGAATCCAGAAGTCCATAAGTTTGACTTCGACATCCTGTGGGAGTTCTAGCAGATCGACTGCAAACCCTTTCTCGGACAATAGTTTGTTTAGCAATTTTGAGCCGGATATCATACTCGAAATTACAACGGGTTCCGTCTTTCCACTCTTCCAACTATTGACAGATTTTCGTTTAATATCCTGTCTTTCTCTTGTGTCTATTTCTGCTTGAAC is a window of Thalassoroseus pseudoceratinae DNA encoding:
- a CDS encoding coiled-coil domain-containing protein; the encoded protein is MSRYQKLSQEILSVLQSTDQTRTPKLEQQAAEYSELVAKVNDRLERCGELLRNGLRTEAIHLAESEPPVLELVSDLDLGGDEELWAELCADYDLPVPQSLLIGRAEELEEAYAQQAPLEDLLSRWRRVNLSRAPMDVRVPILRQLVEADPHTHFWEVDLHSFEQVAIKDAQQEAAQAVKQGNIGRVRDLLAYLRDDSWSVPVPNALIQKLTKAGASLQSNQARQTLTELAPQLDQALSENDLDWAMQLTDQWAAVAKKVNLANDDPLIEQVQPALGWVSDERARKKESRRLSGLVYELEELLNDQSNDTATLERLIEATNVDAAEIPDSLQRRARNRLAELRIRERRRWQVTVGVSVFAVLAVVGLVGFVGYQSLRSQAMNKQSEAIRGLLADGDLESAEQRYQDLTEEYEFEQLEWLGLGDEIRQAKQTDVERKAALQQLIQMMTDQLDSKQFESISESHWKRAGELAASSDEQLLVERLRRRQQAGLSELAEQRAEQFQVQSDSLITAFKEAELAIESHDWQKASDQLSAASDQIASIRSNASQLARAQLQMLPPWENRLEETKKLIQSGRTREDLLNTLTAHFQESASDPTSWLRTYRKRMDTYIVALPDDYRTADFKLTIEEIPLWDDYFQWQQAKQDWIDNPYPSDLQVVAARREELASFAMGLETKPYQETLQRYDQQLATIETVFGEDGSVQSVRDFLSMDVLQDDLHVLRQGETRYYTWKSQRDGNSVKVLEQKGSKSLLISSGEPAVFTPATHVPICRKILKDFETLAPDNWVGKTKTAAVHVLANDTMLPEIQWLLVTMILEMAAEGDEQLAKQLAPIRSKLTKKQVPLDLPWWAPQERVVVQWRPVIVDLLKSVTPMDLLNAWANVEEKAETPDWMSRKMRPVAWMYRRSATQGSSWSLKGLEGLKRQTSLWVLVPASDDGQPGRWKTIGYAGPSGAGLQFNAPAVQEGRLVFAGQPE